The Kribbella sp. HUAS MG21 genome includes the window GAAGCTGTCCCGCCGGCGCGAGCTGACCGTGACCGCGTGTCCGCGGTCCACCAGCGCCTCGACGAGTGGTCTGCCGATCACCCCTGTGCCCCCTGCGACGAAGACTCGCATCGGTCTGTCTCCTTCCTCGTGGTGTCAGAGCCCGAAGCGCTCGGCCCTGATGTTGTCGGCGGCGAATCCCGCTTCGATGAGCAGCTCGATGGCGGCCTCGACGAATCCCGTCGAACCGCACACGTAGCAACGAGTTCCAGGGACCGGCGGCAGCCCGTACGTTTCGATGTCAGAGGTGGTGATCCTGGCCGGAGGCCGCGGCTCGGTATCGGGCGACGCGCGGCTGTACAGGACGGTTACCGCCGACGTCGGATCCTGACTGCGGATCCGCCCGGCCAGCTCGGTTGCGTATAGCAACGTTTTGGGGCTGCGGACGGAGTACAGCAGCCGCATCGGGCCGCGTTCGGCCACCCAGTCGTGCGCGCGGAGCATCGCCATCAGCGGCGCGACGCCGACACCGCCACCGACGAGCTGGACCGGCGCCGGATCGGCACCGTCCCAGACGAACCATCCCCCGAGCGGTCCCCGGACCTCCAGCTCCGTGCCGGTCTTCGTCCCGCCGACGAGATAGGTCGACACCTCGCCCTTCTCGGTCAGCTCCACCGTCAGGTCGATCCGCGATCCGTTCGCCGGGGTGGCGATCGAGTACGGACGAACGGCGGTGTAACCGTCCGCGGCGGTCAGGCGTACGTCGACGTGCTGCCCGGGCCGGTGCGCACTCCAGGCGTCGATCTCCAGCGTCAGTGTGCGCGCGGTCGCGGTCTCGTCCAGGACGCCGACCACCCTGGCGCGCTGCCAGGTCAGTCGTCCCAATGTCGTTGCTCCCGCCACGGATCGCCGTAGTTGTGGTAGCCGAGCCGCTCCCAGAATCCCGCCTCGTCGCGTGCCTGCAGCCGGAGGCCGCGCAGCCATTTCGCGCTCTTCCACAGGTACAGGTGCGGGACGAGCAGGCGGGCGGGACCGCCGTGCTCGGGGTCGATCGTCCGGCCTTCGTACTCGAACACCACCCAGGCCTTGCCGTCGAGCAGGTCGACGAGCGGCAGATTGGTCGTGTACCCGCCGTACGACGAGGCGAGCACGAACTCGCTGTCCACTTCCAGCTCCGCGAGCAACGTGTCGACGGGTACGCCGGTCCAGGTGGTGCCGAGCTTGCTCCATCTGGTCACGCAGTGCAGGTTGACCGTGACCTCCTCGGCGTCGAGCTCACGGAACTCGTCCCAGGTCCAGCTCCGCGCGGTCCCGTGATCGCCGGTGACGTCCAGCCGCCACGCGTCGAGCGATACCAGCGGTGTAGGGCCGGCCGACAGCACCGGGAACTCACGCGTGACGTACTGCCCTGGTGGAATGCCGGACTTCCCGGCGCCGCGCTCGGGGCGACCGGTGAAACCAGCCGAGAAGATGGCCATCGCGGGATCCTCCGGATCGGGGGTCGAGAGGTTGCGGTTTCACGATCGCCGCCCCTGGGCGCGGCACGCACCCGGGTCAAGCCCTGGTGGCAACCCTGGTCGCCGTAGGCGCAGGGCCGGCAGCCCGGACCAGGGAGGGGACCAGGGAACGTCACTGGCGCACCGGACGGGCGCGGGCGGCCAGTCTCGGTGGAGTCGACAGATCACAGCGCATCTGTCCCTTTCGAAGGAGTCCCCTGATGACTGCCTCTCCCCCGGAACCACCAGACGACGTCGTCGACGACCAGTGGTCGGCGCCTCGGCACCCGTTCTCCCGCCGGGGATTCGTCGGCGCGGCAGCGGCCGCTACCGGCGTTTCGCTGTTCGGCGGGTTGGCGACGTCCACCGCGTCTGCGGTACCGCAGCGAACCCGAGGCAGCATCGGCTCGGTGTCCACGGCCCCGAGGCTTCCGTCCGGCTTCACGAGGACATTCACGAGCCGCTTCGTCGAGGCCAACGGGATCCGTCAGCACGTGGTCATCGGCGGCGGCGGTCCGCCTCTGCTGCTGGTCCACGGGTGGCCCGAGAACTGGTACGCCTGGCGATTCCTCATGCCGGCACTCGCGCGTGACTTCACCGTCATCGCCGTCGACCAGCGCGGGATCGGCCTGTCCGAGAAGGCATCCGACGGCTACGACACGGCCACGCTGGCCGATGACCTGGCCGCGCTGATGACCGCACTCGGCCACGACCGTTTCGCCGTCGTCGGCCACGACACCGGCTACATCATCGGCTACGCGCTGGCCGCCGACCACCGCGACCGGGTCAGCCGGCTGGTCGTCGCCGAGATCCCCGGACCGCCCGGCGTGGAGGATCCAGAACATCCCGCGCCGCCGTTGTTCCTTCCCGAGTTCCTCAACAACAGGCTGTGGCACATCCCGTTCAACCGGGTCGACGACGAACTGATCGTGGACATGGTCCGAACCAACGCCAACGCCTTCTACCGCTACGAGTTCGCCATCCAAGGCGGCGGCGCCACGCTCCCGGACCATGCCATCGACTACTACGTCAGCCTGTACAACCGCGACCGGAACGCGCTGCGAGCCAGCTTCGGCCTCTACCGTGCCTGGGACGCCCACCTCGCGCAGAACATGGAGCGCCAGAAGACACCGCTGACGCTCCCAGTCCTCGGGATCGGCGGCGAGAACAGCTGGGGTCCGGCCGCGGCCGCGGGCATCAGGCCCGCCGCGAGCGACGTACAGGGAGCAGTCATCGCCGGCGCCGGCCACTGGCTTGCCGAGCAGGCTCCGGCGCAGATGCTCGAGATCCTGCGCAGCTTTCTGGCGCCGTATCTGCAGGGCGCCGGGTAGGGAGCCACACGTGTACGACCCGAAGGTCTCGCGGAGCGGAGTACGTCGAACGGGCCCCGTTGTCCTGGCCGCCGTCGGCAGCCTGGCGGACGGTCTCGATGCCGTCGCCTGGGCTGCCGCCGAGGCCTCGGCCCGCCACGCCAGCCTCCACCTGCTGCACGTGATCCCCTTCGACCCGTTCGGCCTTGAGTACGTCGGACCGGGCGACGGTGGCCCCTACGACGCCGCGCGGCTCTTCGTCGACCAGGCCGCCGAGCACGCCCGCCGCGTCGCGCCACACCTGTCGATCGCCACACGCATCAGCGCAGGCGACCCCGCACGCACGATCGCGCTCGAAGGCGACAAGGCGGATCTCGTCGTACTGGGACGCGAGGCGAACTGCCGGCCACTTCACGGCTGGAGCAGGTCGCTGATCCTCCAGGTCACCGCGCGATCCCGAGGCCCGGTCGCGGTGATCGGCTTCGCCGTGCGACCACTCAGCGGGTGCGCCGCTGGCCGCGTGGTCGCCGTGGCACCCTCGTACCTCACCCCAACCGCCGCATGGGCAGTCCTTGGAACGGCGTTCAACGCCGCCCACCAACGTGGAATCGGCGTGACAGTGCTTGCGGATGTGACCGGCAAGAACTCACCGAGCGGCACCAGCCTCGACGAGCTGCTGGCACCACATCTGCAAGCATTCGCCGACGTCGACGTACGACGAGAACCCCTGACCGGTCCGCGAGGGTCCCTTCTCACGCACACTTCTCGGGCCGCTGCGCTCGTCGTGCTGCCTGTTCCCGAGACACGGGTCGCCAGGTGGCGATCGAGATCCGCGATCCGCCGGCTACTCGAAACCGTCCCGGCGCCCATCACGTTCGTGCACGCACGCTCCGGCCCGCTCCTCGTTCGCCGGGCAAGTTCTGTCGGCGGTGCCCGATGATCAAGACGCCGGTGGACGCGAACACACCATGGGACGACCTGGTGCGGGATCACTTCGCCCAAGTCTACCGGATCGCCTGCGGCCTGACCCGCAATCGCCACGACGCCTGCGACCTCACACAGGACGTCTTCGTCCAGGTCTTCCGCAACCTCGCGACGTACACGCCGCAGAACTTCGACGGCTGGCTCTACCGGATCACGGTGAACCTGTTCCGCTCCCAAACACGCCGCAACCGGCAGCTCCGGCTGCACCAGCTTGGTCAGGACGTCGTCGACGAGCGTCCGTCCGGGCAACCTGGTCCGGACGAGCTGCTCACGGATCGAATCGTCGACAACGACATCCGTGCCGCCCTGGCCGATCTGCCGACGCAGTACCGCGTCGCGGTCCTGCTCCGCGACATCGACGGGCTGAGCAATCAGGAGATCGCAACCGTTCTCGACATCAAACGCGGCACGGTCGGCAGCCGGCTGCACCGCGGACACGCGCGCCTGCGGGCGGCGCTGGCGCACCGCGCCCCGACAGCATCACACGGAGGACATCATGCCTAGGATCCTCATCGTCGGCGGCGGGTACGCCGGCTTCTACACAGCCTGGAAGCTCGAGAAGAAGCTCCGATCGGGCGACGCCGAGGTGACGCTCGTCGACCGCCGGCCGTACATGACCTACCAGCCGTTCCTCCCCGAGGTCCTGGCCGGCTCAATCGAAGCGCGCCACGCAGGCGTGTCCCATCGACGCCATTTACGCCGCACCCGCCTGGTCGCCGGCATGGTCACGGCAATCGACCACGCGCATCGGGTGGTCACCGTCAGGCACAACGACGGTCACCGCCTGGATCTCGGGTACGACGTCATCGTCGTCACCGCGGGCGCCGTCACCAGGAAGTTCGCCGTACCGGGTATCGCCGAGCAGGCCATCGGCCTGAAGAACGTCGAGGAAGCGGTCGCGATCCGGGACAAGCTCCTCACCGCGTTCGACCTGGCCGCCGGACTGGCCCCCGGTCCACGTCGCCGCAAGCTGCTCACTGTCACGTTCGTCGGCGGCGGCTTCACCGGAGTCGAGGGCTTCGGCGAACTCCTGTCACTCGCGACCGCGCTGCTGAAACGCTACCCGGAGATCAGGCGTGAGGAATTGCAGTTCCACCTCGTCGAGGCGACCGGTCGGATCCTGCCCGAAGTCACCGACGGGCCGGGACGCTGGGTGGTTCGTTCACTGGAACGGCGCGGCGCCCACGTCCATCTGAACACGCAGGTGACCTCAACGGTCGATGGGCACGTCGTACTGTCCACCGGCGAGGAGTTCGACTCGGAACTGATCGTGTGGGCGACCGGGAACGGCGTCAATCCCGTCATCGGCAGGCACACCGATCTGCCCGTCGACCGCCGCGGCCTGGTCGTGGTGCGTCCCGATCTCCGGGTCGGAACCGACGACGACCCCGTGCCCGACGCCTGGGCCGCCGGTGACGACGCCGCCGTACCCGACCTCGCATCGCCGGTGCAGGGTGCGCTCGCGGTACCCAACGCTCAGCACGCCTATCGCCAAGGGAAGCTCCTCGCGCGCAACATCGCGGCCACGCTGAAGGGCAAGAAGCCGAAGAAGTACCTGCACCACAGCCTTGGCGCTGTCGCGACGCTCGGCATCGGCCGCGGCATCTTCCAGTACCGGCGCCTCGTCATCACCGGCCTTCCCGCCTGGCTGATGCACCGCGGCTACCACGTACTCGCCGTACCCAGCTGGGAGCGCAAGATCCGGGTCTTCTCGGTCTGGCTGACCGCGGCCCTGTGTGGCCGGGACATCCTCTCGCTGGCCGCCGTACAACGGCCGCGCGAAGCCTTCGTCACCGGCGGCGAACCGGTCGTTCCCGCCGAAGACAGGTCACCCACTCCCTGACTGCACGCTCGTTCGCCGGCTCACGAGGCCTCGCACGAAGTCACGCAGGCTACCGCCGAGAATGGCGAGGATGGACGCCGTCGAGATTGTCAGGACCGCCCAGGCGACCACCTTCCAGCCGTCGAACTCGAGCCCGGCAGCCCACCGGACGCCGGCGTTGCCCAGGACCGCGAGCGGGAACGTGAAGACCCAGTGCTGGGAGCTGAACGGCAGGCGCAGATAGTCGGGAAGGAAGAAGAGCTGCACCAGCAGGGTGAACAAGGTGACACCGCCGATCGCCCCCTGCAAGTGGTCGATCTCGCCCTCAGTGATCATGAACCACGCCAGGCTGGCTGTTCCTGGCGGCGACAGCAGGATGGACAGCACCGGCTTGAAGGGCTGCGCAAGCGGCGTACCGAAGAACAGCCGGCTGGTGATGACCGCGCCCAGCAGCAGCCAGAAGTACGTCCCGACGCCGAAGACGGCAATCGCCGCGGAGCGGCTGCCGACGGCGGCCAGACCGATGCTCGCGATGAACGGGCCCGCCACCACCGGCAGGAAGTAGCCCGGATGCATCGCGTCCTGCTCCAGCGGTGCACCCAGCCAATGAGCCACCAGCGCGGCGGCGTTGATCGCCAGCGCGACCACGGCCACGCAGACGAGCCAGAGCGCAGCATCGCCGAGGCTCGGAGCGTAGTGCGCGACCAGCAGGATCGCGATCACCGGGATGTACGCCGTCAGCGGGCCGAACAACGGATGCCGCAGGTCGACCCTGAACCCGCCCGAGTCCTGGCGAACCGCACCGATGACGTATATGCCGGTGAAGGTCGCCCAGACGACGGCGGAGGCTGCGTAGGCCAGGTCAGCGGGAGCGGCCGAGACGCCCAGATGCCGCGTCGCCGCTTCCCACACTCCACCGAGCCCAGCGAGACCCAACGGGATCGAGAACAACGCGATAGGCAGCGCCGAGCCAGGCATTCTCGCCTTGGCGCTCACTGCCGACGCGGCCGGCGCCGGTGGATCTACGCTCGTGGACTTCATGGTGACCCCACTCTCGATCGACAGTAGGGCCACCATCTCCGCCGGCCCGTTGATGGCGAACCGGTGACGGCCCCTGGCTCCGCCCCTGGCACCCCGGCCTACCGGGCCCCGTGGCCGGGCCAGTACCGATCCCGGGCGCGATCACCGGTCCGCCGAGGCCACGCTGAGACTCAGCCGATTGCAAGGAGGAGAGCAGCATGGCGACCGCAACAGCCGAGCTCACCGGCGAATACACCATCGACACCGCACACAGCCGCGTCGGGTTCGTTGCCAGGCACGCGATGGTGACGAAGGTCCGCGGAGCGTTCAACCAGTGGGAGGGCACTGCCTACATCGACGGAGCGAACCCAGCCAACTCGTCAGCGCGCGTGACGATCGACGCCAAGAGCATCGACACGCGCAACAGGCAGCGTGACGACCATCTGCGCAGCAACGACTTCGTCGACATGAACACCCACCCCGAGATCACCTTCGCGTCGACCAGCGTCGAGCAGCTCGACGACAGCACCTTCCGGATGATCGGCGACCTCACGATCCGCGGCGTCACCAGGCCGGTCGGCATCGACTTCGAGTACACCGGCACCGCCGTGGACCCGTACGGCAACCGGCGCGTCGGCCTGGAAGGCTCGACCGTCATCAACCGCAAGGACTTCGGCGTGACCTGGAACGCGGCGCTGGAAGGCGGCGGCGTACTGGTCTCCGAGAAGGTCACCTTGGAGATCGAGGTCTCCGCCGTCAGGAACCCGTGACCCATGCGCGGGCTGGATGACGTCATCGTCGCCGACGGTGACGAGGTTGCACCTGACCTCATGCTGCGAGCGTTGACGGCCGGCGAACTCGTCTACCCCAACGGCGCGACGCAGATCTTCGACGCCGTCGGCGGAACGACGTACGTCGAGAACGGACGACCGACGCGAGGCGAGTGGTATGTCGACGAAGAGGGCCGCTTCGGATCCTTCTGGCCACCCGACTACCGGGCCGACTACGCCCTCCACTGGATCGTCGAGGACGGAATCATCGCCGGACTCCGCTTCACCGACCGTGCCGGCACCCGCTACGACGGCCACTACCGAGCCCGCACCGCCGCGTCGGCCCATCCCGGCGCCACTGAGAGAAGGACCGGCAATAAATGAGTCCTTGACCTCTCCCCCCGCCCGGAGCCACCGAACGAGACCGCACCCACACGCTGTTCGTCCAGACCACACAGTACGCCGCCGGCACCGCCGCGCTGTTCGCACTCGGCGCGGACGTCAGCCGGGATCTCCACGGCAACCGGGGAATCGTCGCCTTCCTCGCCGCCCTCGGATGCCTCATCGGCATGCAGTTCGACGTCCGCAAATCCGTCGAGCTGACAGTTGGCTTGCTGGGCGCCTTCGGCCTGCTGACGGGCCCGGCCGTTGCACCGATACTCGCGTACTACGCGAGCGCGAACCCGCCGACCTTGTGGCAGGCCACCGCTGCGACCGCCTGGTTCGTCACCGGCTTCGGCGCCGCAGGCTATGCGACGAAGCGGGACCTGTCGGTCATCGGAAGGCTCGGCTCCTGGGCGCTGATCGGACCTACGAGGCTCCCCGGAAACAGACTCGGCCCCCCTCCTCGCCGCCTCGATCCTCCTCGACATCCTCAACGTCTTCCTACGCTTCCTCCAACTCTTCACCCACCCCAACGAGACCTGACCCAACCCCCACCCCACCAGCAAACGTCGTCACAAGCCCAGTGTGATCCTGAGAACCGGTACGGCGACGTGCCGACGACTACCCTGCGGACTCGAGGCGGGCCTTGAGGCGGGCCATGTTGCGCTGCATCTCCTTGCGGGACTGGGGACGGACCAGCAGCGGAACCAGGATCTTGCCGATGCCGTGGCCTTCGAAGTCCAGATCGATGGTGACCTTGCTCCCCTTTCGTCCGTCGACCGGCTCGACAGTGACGTTCACGCGAGACCTGATCGGGCCGTCGACGCCATGCACGGCC containing:
- a CDS encoding FAD-binding oxidoreductase — translated: MGRLTWQRARVVGVLDETATARTLTLEIDAWSAHRPGQHVDVRLTAADGYTAVRPYSIATPANGSRIDLTVELTEKGEVSTYLVGGTKTGTELEVRGPLGGWFVWDGADPAPVQLVGGGVGVAPLMAMLRAHDWVAERGPMRLLYSVRSPKTLLYATELAGRIRSQDPTSAVTVLYSRASPDTEPRPPARITTSDIETYGLPPVPGTRCYVCGSTGFVEAAIELLIEAGFAADNIRAERFGL
- a CDS encoding molybdopterin-dependent oxidoreductase is translated as MAIFSAGFTGRPERGAGKSGIPPGQYVTREFPVLSAGPTPLVSLDAWRLDVTGDHGTARSWTWDEFRELDAEEVTVNLHCVTRWSKLGTTWTGVPVDTLLAELEVDSEFVLASSYGGYTTNLPLVDLLDGKAWVVFEYEGRTIDPEHGGPARLLVPHLYLWKSAKWLRGLRLQARDEAGFWERLGYHNYGDPWREQRHWDD
- a CDS encoding alpha/beta hydrolase is translated as MTASPPEPPDDVVDDQWSAPRHPFSRRGFVGAAAAATGVSLFGGLATSTASAVPQRTRGSIGSVSTAPRLPSGFTRTFTSRFVEANGIRQHVVIGGGGPPLLLVHGWPENWYAWRFLMPALARDFTVIAVDQRGIGLSEKASDGYDTATLADDLAALMTALGHDRFAVVGHDTGYIIGYALAADHRDRVSRLVVAEIPGPPGVEDPEHPAPPLFLPEFLNNRLWHIPFNRVDDELIVDMVRTNANAFYRYEFAIQGGGATLPDHAIDYYVSLYNRDRNALRASFGLYRAWDAHLAQNMERQKTPLTLPVLGIGGENSWGPAAAAGIRPAASDVQGAVIAGAGHWLAEQAPAQMLEILRSFLAPYLQGAG
- a CDS encoding universal stress protein, encoding MYDPKVSRSGVRRTGPVVLAAVGSLADGLDAVAWAAAEASARHASLHLLHVIPFDPFGLEYVGPGDGGPYDAARLFVDQAAEHARRVAPHLSIATRISAGDPARTIALEGDKADLVVLGREANCRPLHGWSRSLILQVTARSRGPVAVIGFAVRPLSGCAAGRVVAVAPSYLTPTAAWAVLGTAFNAAHQRGIGVTVLADVTGKNSPSGTSLDELLAPHLQAFADVDVRREPLTGPRGSLLTHTSRAAALVVLPVPETRVARWRSRSAIRRLLETVPAPITFVHARSGPLLVRRASSVGGAR
- a CDS encoding sigma-70 family RNA polymerase sigma factor yields the protein MIKTPVDANTPWDDLVRDHFAQVYRIACGLTRNRHDACDLTQDVFVQVFRNLATYTPQNFDGWLYRITVNLFRSQTRRNRQLRLHQLGQDVVDERPSGQPGPDELLTDRIVDNDIRAALADLPTQYRVAVLLRDIDGLSNQEIATVLDIKRGTVGSRLHRGHARLRAALAHRAPTASHGGHHA
- a CDS encoding FAD-dependent oxidoreductase, producing MPRILIVGGGYAGFYTAWKLEKKLRSGDAEVTLVDRRPYMTYQPFLPEVLAGSIEARHAGVSHRRHLRRTRLVAGMVTAIDHAHRVVTVRHNDGHRLDLGYDVIVVTAGAVTRKFAVPGIAEQAIGLKNVEEAVAIRDKLLTAFDLAAGLAPGPRRRKLLTVTFVGGGFTGVEGFGELLSLATALLKRYPEIRREELQFHLVEATGRILPEVTDGPGRWVVRSLERRGAHVHLNTQVTSTVDGHVVLSTGEEFDSELIVWATGNGVNPVIGRHTDLPVDRRGLVVVRPDLRVGTDDDPVPDAWAAGDDAAVPDLASPVQGALAVPNAQHAYRQGKLLARNIAATLKGKKPKKYLHHSLGAVATLGIGRGIFQYRRLVITGLPAWLMHRGYHVLAVPSWERKIRVFSVWLTAALCGRDILSLAAVQRPREAFVTGGEPVVPAEDRSPTP
- a CDS encoding YceI family protein, producing MATATAELTGEYTIDTAHSRVGFVARHAMVTKVRGAFNQWEGTAYIDGANPANSSARVTIDAKSIDTRNRQRDDHLRSNDFVDMNTHPEITFASTSVEQLDDSTFRMIGDLTIRGVTRPVGIDFEYTGTAVDPYGNRRVGLEGSTVINRKDFGVTWNAALEGGGVLVSEKVTLEIEVSAVRNP
- a CDS encoding Bax inhibitor-1 family protein — its product is MFALGADVSRDLHGNRGIVAFLAALGCLIGMQFDVRKSVELTVGLLGAFGLLTGPAVAPILAYYASANPPTLWQATAATAWFVTGFGAAGYATKRDLSVIGRLGSWALIGPTRLPGNRLGPPPRRLDPPRHPQRLPTLPPTLHPPQRDLTQPPPHQQTSSQAQCDPENRYGDVPTTTLRTRGGP